The region ACCTTGCGCTCCTCGATGCTGGTGGTGGTCGGCTTGCCTTGGCCCAGGCCGCCGAAGCCGGCGACCAGCACCATGGCGATGACGATGCCGCCATTGGCCAGGTCCGGCAGATGGGAGCCGAACAGGAAGCAGACCGCGAACAGGCCCCAGAAGGCCGCGTTCTTCCACCGCTTGGGATTGGTTTTGTCGACGGCGCTAAAAATCGCGATCACGCCAAACATGGTCCCGGCGATGGCGTAGAGGAGTTCGAGGCCGATCATCGGGCGACTCCCGACTTCAGCTTGCGATCAAACAGCACCAGCCGCGTCCCGTGGACCAGCAGGGCGACGATGGCCGTGGGGATGGCCCAGATCGACAGATGCAGCGGTTCGACCACGATGCCGTTCTGCTGCAGGAAGCCGACCATCAGCAGGATCGAGCCGATGGCGATGAAGATGTCCTCGCCGAAGAAGAGGCCGATGTTGTCGGTGGCGGCCGACATGGCGCGCACCTTTTGGCGGGTCTCGTCGTCGGCGTGGCCGTGGGTCTCGGCGGCGGCCTCGGCCATGGGGGCGACCAGGGGGCGGACCATCTGCGGGTGACCGCCGAGCGAGGTCAGGCCGAGCGCTGAAGTCCCCTGGCGAATGATGAGGTAAAGCAACAGGATGCGGCCGGTGGTGGCGGCCTTCATGCCGCCGATCAGGGCCTTGGCCCGCTCTTGCAGGCCATAGCGCTCCAGCAGGCCGATGGCCGGCAGGACCAGCCACAGCAGGGAGACGTAGCGGTTCTCCTTGAACGCCTTGCCGAAGAGAGCGACCACCTCCAGCGGCCCCATCCCCCCGGCCAGTCCGGTGACCAGCGCGGCGGCGACCACCACCAGAAGCGGATTGATCCGGGCGACAAAGCCCACGACCACGACCGCGATACCCAACAATGTCAGCATGGGCCCCCCTTTGCGACGCAGGGACACTAGGGGAAGGCTGGATCAGGGCAAGCCGGTTTACGGAGTCGCGCCCCAGCGTCGCAGAACCTTCACTTATTCGCGCGCGGGCCTTGCGGCTTTTGACCAACCTGTCAGTCTCGAATCGATCCGGCCGCTCGATCGGTCGGACACCATAAGGACTAGGGAGCGAAACATGCGGCGACATCTCGCCGCCGCCGGGCGACCGGCGGTTCGCAGCAATGGTCGGTACGCCATCAGCTGCCTGTTCGTGCTTAGTATTCTGTGCGCCGCGTTCTGGGTGGCTGCCTATCTGGCCATCTCCCACTGGTTCAACTGAACCAGAGAGGGGCGCAAAGCGACCGCAGGCGCGACGGACGACCCAAAGGCCGCCCGTGCGGATGCTCGCCTAGATTTCCTGGTTGTACTTGCCGACTTCCGGCCGCTTGGCCAGGCGCGGCTTCACTTCCTTGTGGAACAGGTCGCGCATGTCGTCTTCCGACTGCGTGCTCTCGACCACGACCACCAGCTCCGGCTTGTTGGACGAGGCGCGGACCAGGACCCACGAGCCGTCCTCAAGCGCGACGCGCACGCCGTTGACGGTGATGACGTCGGTGATCTTGCGGCCCAGGATCGAGCCGCCCGATTTTCCCAGGTCCTCGTATTCCTTCACCACGTCCTCGACGACCTTGTACTTCACCTCGTCGGCGCACTTGGGCGACATGGTGAGGGACGTATAGGCGACGGGCAGGGCCTTCTTGAGGTCCGACAGCTTCTTGCCGGGATTGCGCTCCAGCATGCCCAGGATGGCGGCGGCGGCGATCAGGCCGTCGTCGTAGCCGCGGCCCAGCTCGCCGGCCAGGAAGAAGTGGCCGCTCTTTTCAAAGCCGGCCAGGGCGTTCAGCTCGGCCGTCTTGCGCTTGATGTAGCTGTGGCCGGTCTTCCAATAGACGGTGGTGCAGCCATTCTCGGCCAGGATCGGGTCGGTGGCGTAGAGGCCGGTGGATTTCACGTCGACGATAAAGGTCGCGCCCTTGTGCAGGGGCGCCAGGTCGCGGGCCAGCATGAGGCCGATCTTGTCGGCGTAGATCTCTTCGCCCTCGTCATCGACCACGCCGCAGCGGTCACCGTCGCCGTCGAAGCCGAAGGCCAGGTCCGCGCCATGCTCACGGACGGCCTTGGCCATCTCCATCAGCATCTCGTGGTCTTCCGGGTTCGGGTTGTAGCGGGGGAAGGTGTAGTCGAGCTCGGCGTCCATGGGGATCACCTCGACGCCCATGCGCTTCAGCGCCTCGGGCGCGAAGGCGCCGGCGGTGCCGTTGCCGCAGGCGGCGATGACCTTCAAGGGGCGGGTGATGTTCACGCGGCTGGCGGCGTCGGCGATGTAGCGCTCGGCCACGCCCTCGACGCGGATCAGTTTGCCGCCTTCGCGCTCAACGAACTCGCCCTTGAGGACGATGTCCTTCAGGCGGCCCATCTCGTCGGGGCCGAAGGTGAGGGGCTTTTGCGCGCCCATCTTCACGCCGGTCCAGCCGTTCTCGTTGTGGCTGGCGGTGACCATGGCCACGCAGGGGGCGTCGAGATCGAACTGTGCGAAATAGGCCATGGGCGAGACCGCCAGGCCGATATCCAGCACCTCGCAGCCCGCCGACAGTAGGCCCAGGGTCAGGGCCTGCTTGATCGACAGGGAGTAGGAGCGGAAGTCGTGGCCGACCACGATCTTCTTCTGGCCCAGTTCCTGGATGTAGGTCCCAAGACCCAGGCCCAGGGCCTGGACGCCCAGCAGGTTGATGTCGGGACCGAACAGCCAGCGCGCGTCGTACTCGCGAAAGCCCGTCGCCTTGACGAGCGGCTCGTTCTCATAGGCGGCGGTGTTGGGAACGAGATCGGCGCGGGGCGTGGCGAACATGGAACCTCAGCGTGGAATATTCTGGTTAGGGATGTTGTAGAGCGCGCGGTCTGAACTCGCGAGCCCCTTCGCCCTGCGGGCGTAATGACTTTTAGTGACGGTAGTTCCGTCAAACCCGGCGGGCGAGGTAGCGCACGGATTTTGAGCGATCTTCCAGTCGGGAAGCGCCGACCTCTTCAAATCCCAGGGCAGAATGAAAGGCGTCGGAGCCTGGGTTGGGCGGATCGGAATTCACCTCGCAGCAGAACAGGTTGTGGCCGGCGCCCCGCATGTCGGCCATGGTGGCCTCGTAAAGCTTGCGCGCCAGGCCGTGGCCGCGAGCGTGCGCGGCCACGATCACCCGGTCGATGTAGATGAAGCGCTCGTAGCGGTCGCGAAACCACAGGAAATTCGGGCTGTCGTAGGCCGCGTCCTGGTCGAAGGCGATCAGCACCGCATCGGCGTCGCCCACGACCCAGGCCCGCCAGGCGTTGGCGGCCATGGTGTCGAGCTCGAACTGGGTCAGCAGGGAGGTCTCGACCTTGTGGGCGTTGTTCAGCGCCAGCACCGCCTCCTCGCCTGCCAGGAGCGGGCGCAGGTCGGTCATCAGATGACGCCGGCGCGCAGCAGGTCGTGAATGTGCAGGATGCCGACGGGTCGCTTGGCTTCGACCACGAACAGTACGGTGATGCGCTTGTCGTTCATCAGCTTCAGCGCCTCGGCCGCCAGGGCGCCGGGGGCGATGGTCATGGGCGAGGGGGTCATGACCTCGCCCGCCGTGTGGCCCATCAGGCCGTCCATGTGGCGGCGCAGATCGCCGTCGGTGATAAGGCCGGCCAAGCGGCCGTCGGGCGAGGTGACGCCGACGCAGCCGAAGCGCTTTTCGGTCATCACGAGCAGGGCCTGGGCCATGGTCTTGGTGGAGGGGACCAAGGGCAGCTCGCTGTCCCTGTGCATCAGATCCGCGACCGTGCGCAGCATGGCGCCCAGCTTGCCGCCGGGGTGGAAGATACGGAAGTCGGCGGCGGTGAAGCCGCGCCGCTCCAGCAGGGCCACGGCCAGGGCGTCGCCCAGGGCCATCTGCTGGGTGGTGGAGGTGGTGGGGGCGTTGACCTCCGCCGTCGCCTCGGCCGAATCGGGCAGCAGCAACAGGGTGTCGGCGGCGCGGCCCAACTGACTGTCGGCGGCGGCGGTGATGGCGATGATCGGAATGCCGAACCGCGCGCCATAGGCCAGCATGTCGGACAGCTCGCGCGCCTCGCCCGACTTGGACAGGGCCAGGATCACGTCGCCCTTGCCGATCATGCCCAGGTCGCCGTGGCTGGCCTCGGCGGCGTGAACGAACATGGCGGGCGAGCCGGTAGAGGCCAGGGTGGCGGCGATCTTGCGCGCCACGTGGCCGCTCTTGCCCACGCCGGTGCAAACGATCTTGCCCTTGGCCTTGAACAGGGTCTCGACGGCCTTGACGAAGGTCTTGTCCAGGCTGTCGGCCAGGGCGGCGAGGCCCTCGACCTCGATCTTCAGGACCCGGCGGCCGACGGCGGCGGCGTCGAACTCGCTCATGGGTTCTCCTCCCGCAGGGCCGGCGGCTGGATGGGGGCAGGGGGCTCTTGCGGGACGGACTGGGGAACGGGCGCGGGGATGCGCTGCTCCTTCTGCTCCTGCTGGGCGCGGCGGGCGGCGGCGGCCTCTTCGCGCTGGATGGCGGCCTGCACCTCGGGGCGCTGCTGCACGGGGCGCGAGCCGAAAGGCCCGGGGGAGCGGGCGCCCAGACCCTGCGGCCAGACCAGCGCCAGGCCGATCAAAGCGGCGGCGAGGAGGGCCAGGGCGGGCAACACGATGCGGTCAG is a window of Caulobacter sp. NIBR2454 DNA encoding:
- a CDS encoding phosphomannomutase/phosphoglucomutase, with the translated sequence MFATPRADLVPNTAAYENEPLVKATGFREYDARWLFGPDINLLGVQALGLGLGTYIQELGQKKIVVGHDFRSYSLSIKQALTLGLLSAGCEVLDIGLAVSPMAYFAQFDLDAPCVAMVTASHNENGWTGVKMGAQKPLTFGPDEMGRLKDIVLKGEFVEREGGKLIRVEGVAERYIADAASRVNITRPLKVIAACGNGTAGAFAPEALKRMGVEVIPMDAELDYTFPRYNPNPEDHEMLMEMAKAVREHGADLAFGFDGDGDRCGVVDDEGEEIYADKIGLMLARDLAPLHKGATFIVDVKSTGLYATDPILAENGCTTVYWKTGHSYIKRKTAELNALAGFEKSGHFFLAGELGRGYDDGLIAAAAILGMLERNPGKKLSDLKKALPVAYTSLTMSPKCADEVKYKVVEDVVKEYEDLGKSGGSILGRKITDVITVNGVRVALEDGSWVLVRASSNKPELVVVVESTQSEDDMRDLFHKEVKPRLAKRPEVGKYNQEI
- a CDS encoding DUF969 domain-containing protein: MLTLLGIAVVVVGFVARINPLLVVVAAALVTGLAGGMGPLEVVALFGKAFKENRYVSLLWLVLPAIGLLERYGLQERAKALIGGMKAATTGRILLLYLIIRQGTSALGLTSLGGHPQMVRPLVAPMAEAAAETHGHADDETRQKVRAMSAATDNIGLFFGEDIFIAIGSILLMVGFLQQNGIVVEPLHLSIWAIPTAIVALLVHGTRLVLFDRKLKSGVAR
- a CDS encoding GNAT family N-acetyltransferase, with translation MTDLRPLLAGEEAVLALNNAHKVETSLLTQFELDTMAANAWRAWVVGDADAVLIAFDQDAAYDSPNFLWFRDRYERFIYIDRVIVAAHARGHGLARKLYEATMADMRGAGHNLFCCEVNSDPPNPGSDAFHSALGFEEVGASRLEDRSKSVRYLARRV
- a CDS encoding KpsF/GutQ family sugar-phosphate isomerase; amino-acid sequence: MSEFDAAAVGRRVLKIEVEGLAALADSLDKTFVKAVETLFKAKGKIVCTGVGKSGHVARKIAATLASTGSPAMFVHAAEASHGDLGMIGKGDVILALSKSGEARELSDMLAYGARFGIPIIAITAAADSQLGRAADTLLLLPDSAEATAEVNAPTTSTTQQMALGDALAVALLERRGFTAADFRIFHPGGKLGAMLRTVADLMHRDSELPLVPSTKTMAQALLVMTEKRFGCVGVTSPDGRLAGLITDGDLRRHMDGLMGHTAGEVMTPSPMTIAPGALAAEALKLMNDKRITVLFVVEAKRPVGILHIHDLLRAGVI